TGACCTTGCACATCTTGCGGAAGGGCAATCATTGCAGGTCCACAATCGGCAGGGTCTAACATGGTCGCAATCGCTTGTGGCAATGCGACAGTTAGTTGCGACGGCGCATTGATGCGATCCCAGAAGCGAGTGACAGATTTGAAGGCATCATTCACGGTCAGCGATGGGTTAGCAAAGTGTTCCGTTTGCTGAAGCACCGGGTCAGGTAAGCGGGACTGAAATGTATCGCCGCAAAGCAAAAGCAAAGGCAGGCGGTTAGTGTGCGCAACGCCTGCCGCTGTCACCATGTTTGCTGCGCCAGGGCCTACAGACGAGGTGGCAATACCGATGCGCTGGCGTTTGTGAGCACGGGCATAGGCCACTGCAGCCAGCGCCATGGATTGCTCGTTTTGCCCCCGCCATGTAGGGAAGACAGACTGGTTCTCATAGAGCTGTTGCCCCAGACAGGTCACGTTACCATGGCCGAATATCGCAAAGGCGCAGCCAAACAATGACTCCACCTTCCCATCAATCTCGATTTGCTGTGCGGCGAGGTAGCGCACCAGCGCCTGAGCAGTAGTTAGCCTTACGGTTCCCATCCTTGCTATCTCCAATAATTTTCCTTGTTTGATGAAATAGTAGTCATGTAATGAAAATGTTTTCAAATGGTGAAAGCTAAAAAATCAGATTTAGCGCTCATTTTTCATTCTATAACACCAATCACCCGCAAAAAGCCCACTTTTGAGACGCCGTTTGGTTTGACAAAGTGAAATCATTACCATAGATGTTTAAAAAGTGTTAACGAAAAGTTTAATTATCGAAATATTAAATCGTTTGGCGTTTGCAACGGGTTCAGCCGCGAAGCGTTGAACAGGGATGGAACATTGAATCAAGGAGACATTGCCTTGGAATTGAAAATAGCCAACGCACCATGCTCATGGGGAATTGAGTTTGCCGATAACCCAGCAAACCCAACATGGCAAACCGTATTGGATGAGATTGCTGGTGCTGGATACGGGGCAACCGAGCTAGGGCCATTAGGTTACCTGCCGACCGATAAAGCTGCGCTCAACGAGGCATTGTCAGTACGTTCATTGGGTCTGATTGCGGGTACTTTGTTCGTGTATTTGCATAAGCCGGAAGAACGCGATGCGATTCTGGAGAAAACGCGAGTTACTTGCCAAATCCTGAAGGAACAGGGCGCTGATTTTCTGGTGGTGATTGACCACGTTTCATCACCACGTACCGATCAAGCGGGCCAGGTAGACACGGCAACGCGTCTGAATGATGAGCAATGGGCGGAGATGATGGAAACGTTGCGTGGTGTCGGCACTGTGTGTGCGGAATATGGCATTACGCCAACGCTTCATGCCCATGCTGGTACTTACATTGAATACCGCGACGAGCTGGACAAAGCCATGCGTGACTTGCCGCCAGAGCTGATGTCGCTGTGTGTGGATACCGGCCACTGCGTTTATGCAGGCATGGATCCTAGCGAAGTGCTCCGCACCTACAAAGACCGCGTTAAATACTTGCATTTCAAAGATATTAACGCCGACGTGCATGCGGTATCCGTCAAGGCTGGTACTGATTTCTATACTGCAATAGGGAATAACATTTTTTGTCCGTTAGGGCAGGGTTGTGTCGATTTTGACGAGGTAAGACAAACACTTATCGATATTGATTTTAACGGTTGGGTCACGGTTGAGCAGGACACTGACCCGGCAGCGAAAAGCGATGCGAAAACTGATGCCGAGAAGAGCAGAGCTTTCATTGAGAAAGCGGTGATCGCGAAAGTTGCTTAAACGCAAGTGAGAGAAAGCTGTCATCCGGCAGCAAGGAATCGGGCGAAAGCCCGAATACAGCAAGGAATTTGGAGGCAAGTATGTCGGTAAAAGAAGCCGAATCAGGGACAGATTCAAAACCGCTCGCACCGGGCGATGAGCGGGTTCGCAAAGTTTCAACGCTCAATCGTATGTTATCCCGCCCGGAACTGGGTTCTGTATCCGGTGCCATTCTGGTATTCGCGTTCTTCGCACTCGTCGCCTGGGATTCAGGCATGTTCAACGCTGATGGTGTCGTCAACTGGACGGTGGTGTCAGCGCAACTCGGTATTATCGCGGTCGGTGCATGTTTGCTGATGATCGCTGGCGAATTCGATCTTTCCATCGGCTCAATGATTGGCTTTGCCGGGATGATGATTGCTATCCCTGCCGTATATTGGGGTTGGCCAGTCTGGGCAGCAATTCTTTTTGCCTTTGTTGGCGCGATGGCGGTGGGCTTTATCAATGGCTACATCGTGGTTCGCACTGGGCTACCTTCTTTCATTGTTTCCCTCGCTTTCCTCTTCATTCTGCGTGGTCTGACAATCGCACTGTCTATTGCGTTGACCAACAAAACCATCATTTCTGGCGTAGGTAATCTGGCAGAAGGTGACTGGCTGGCCGCCATGTTTGGCGGCGAGATAGGGACAGGGCTCTTTAACTGGCTCGGTAGTGTGGGTTGGATTGAAACCTATTCTGACGGTACGCCAGTAGTCACTGGCATCCCAATGGTCGTGGTGTGGTGGTTCTTGCTGACCGCTGTGTGTTCCTTCGTGCTGCTGCGCACCCGTTTCGGTAACTGGATTTTCGCTTCTGGTGGTGATGCCAACGCGGCGAAAAATGTGGGTGTACCGACTGACCGCGTGAAAATCCTGCTGTTCATGTTCACCGCATTCTGCGCAACGGTGTTCGCCGCTTGTCAGGTGTTGGAGTTTGGCTCCGCAGCGGCTGACCGTGGTCTCTTGAAAGAATTCGAAGCCATTATCGCGGCGGTTATTGGTGGTGCACTGCTGACTGGCGGGTATGGCTCGGTCATTGGGGCTTTCTTCGGCGCATTGATTTTCGGTGTGGTGCAGATGGGTATCTTCTTTACAGGCGTGGATTCTGACTGGTTCCGCGTATTCCTCGGCGTGATGCTTCTTATCGCGGTGCTGTTTAACAACTTCATTCGCAAGAAAGTCACGAGCGCCCGCTAAACGCGGATCAGGAAACGGAATTCAGGAGAAAGACAATGGCAGAGAACGACAATTTTATCCTCGAACTGAAAAAAGTAAGCCGTTACTTCGGTTCGGTGATTGCTCTGAAAGATATCGATATGCAGGTGAAAATGGGTGAGGTGCACTGTCTGTTGGGTGACAACGGTGCAGGTAAATCGACCCTGATTAAAACCTTGGCAGGGGTGCACAAACCGTCAGAAGGTGAGTTTCTGATGAACGGTAAGCCCACTACCTTTGAGTCGCCACGTGATGCGCTTGATGCGGGTATTGCGACTGTTTATCAAGACCTTGCGCTGGTTCCTTTAATGAGTGTTACGCGTAATTTCTTCATGGGTCGCGAGCTCACCAAGAAAATTGGCCCCTTTGAAGTGTTCGATACCAAAAATGCCAACGAAATTGCGAAGGCAGGTATGAAGGACATGGGGATCGACGTGCGTGACCCTGAGCACCCGATTGGCACCATGTCGGGCGGTGAGCGTCAGTGTCTGGCGATTGCGCGTGCCATTCATTTCGGTGCGAAAGTGCTGATCCTCGATGAGCCAACCGCAGCACTGGGTGTAAAGCAGTCTGCCAACGTGCTCAAAGTGGTGGCAAGGGCGCGCGGCAAAGGCCTTGCTGTGATCTTGATTACGCACAATGTTCACCATGCTTATCCCATTGCTGACCGTTTCACGCTGCTGAACCGCGGTAAGAGTCTGGGTACTTGGTT
The nucleotide sequence above comes from Grimontia kaedaensis. Encoded proteins:
- a CDS encoding TIM barrel protein, translating into MELKIANAPCSWGIEFADNPANPTWQTVLDEIAGAGYGATELGPLGYLPTDKAALNEALSVRSLGLIAGTLFVYLHKPEERDAILEKTRVTCQILKEQGADFLVVIDHVSSPRTDQAGQVDTATRLNDEQWAEMMETLRGVGTVCAEYGITPTLHAHAGTYIEYRDELDKAMRDLPPELMSLCVDTGHCVYAGMDPSEVLRTYKDRVKYLHFKDINADVHAVSVKAGTDFYTAIGNNIFCPLGQGCVDFDEVRQTLIDIDFNGWVTVEQDTDPAAKSDAKTDAEKSRAFIEKAVIAKVA
- a CDS encoding ABC transporter permease produces the protein MSVKEAESGTDSKPLAPGDERVRKVSTLNRMLSRPELGSVSGAILVFAFFALVAWDSGMFNADGVVNWTVVSAQLGIIAVGACLLMIAGEFDLSIGSMIGFAGMMIAIPAVYWGWPVWAAILFAFVGAMAVGFINGYIVVRTGLPSFIVSLAFLFILRGLTIALSIALTNKTIISGVGNLAEGDWLAAMFGGEIGTGLFNWLGSVGWIETYSDGTPVVTGIPMVVVWWFLLTAVCSFVLLRTRFGNWIFASGGDANAAKNVGVPTDRVKILLFMFTAFCATVFAACQVLEFGSAAADRGLLKEFEAIIAAVIGGALLTGGYGSVIGAFFGALIFGVVQMGIFFTGVDSDWFRVFLGVMLLIAVLFNNFIRKKVTSAR
- a CDS encoding ATP-binding cassette domain-containing protein → MAENDNFILELKKVSRYFGSVIALKDIDMQVKMGEVHCLLGDNGAGKSTLIKTLAGVHKPSEGEFLMNGKPTTFESPRDALDAGIATVYQDLALVPLMSVTRNFFMGRELTKKIGPFEVFDTKNANEIAKAGMKDMGIDVRDPEHPIGTMSGGERQCLAIARAIHFGAKVLILDEPTAALGVKQSANVLKVVARARGKGLAVILITHNVHHAYPIADRFTLLNRGKSLGTWLKKDVTREEILEMMAGGQELESLEAELAEFQRADAATAD